From the genome of Gemmatimonadaceae bacterium:
GAACGGCACGGCCACCAGCGTCGACGAGGCAGCGCGCATTGCCGGTGCCATCGGCTATCCGGTACTCGTGCGTCCCTCGTACGTGCTGGGCGGCCGCGCCATGCAGATCGTGTATGACGATGCCTCGATGCGCGACTACTTCGAGACCGCGGCCCGGGTGAGCGAAGACCGCCCCGTTCTCATCGATCGGTTCCTCGAGGACGCCTACGAGGCCGATGTCGACGCGATCAGCGACGGTTCGTCGGTCGTGATCGGTGGCGTCATGCAGCACATCGAGGATGCGGGAATCCACTCGGGTGACTCGGCCTGCGTGTTGCCGCCGTATCTCATTCGCGACGCGCAGATCGACGCGATGAAGGTGCACACCATCGCCCTGGCAAAGGCCCTCGGTGTGGTGGGGCTCATCAACGTGCAGTTTGCCGTGAAGGACGGCGTGGTATACGTCCTCGAGGTAAACCCGCGTGGTTCTCGCACGATTCCGTTCGTGTCCAAGGCGATCGGCGTGCCGCTGGCCTCCGTCGCGACGCGGTGCATGATTGGGCAGACGCTGGCCGAGATCGGGTTCACGCAGGAGGTGGTGCCACCCTACGTGTCGGTGAAGGAGGCGGTGTTCCCCTTCACGAAGTTCCCGGCGTTCGACCCGATCCTCGGCCCGGAGATGCGATCCACGGGCGAGGTGATGGGGATCGCGGACTCCTTTGGAAGCGCGTACGCCAAGGCGCAGCTTGCGGCCGACAACGCCCTGCCGCGCGCTGGCGCGATCTTCGTCACGGTGAACGACCACGACAAACCGGCCGTGACGCCGATCGCGCGCCGGTTCCATGAGATGGGATTCGTGCTCTACTCCACCGACGGCACGGCCCGCTACCTGAAGGGGCTCGGCGTGCCAACCCGCACCGTGCGGAAGCTGCACGAAGGGCGGCCGAATGGCGTGGACCTCATGCTCAATGGCGAGGTCGGACTGCTGATCAACACGCCACTGGGCAAACACGCGCAGGCCGACGATTATCGGTTGCGTCAAACGGCCATCGCGCAGAAGGTCTCGTACACCACGACGCTGTCGGCGGCCGCGGCGGCGTGTGATGCCATTCTCGCGTTGCGTTCGCGCACGCCAACGGTGCGCTCGCTGCAGGAGTGGCATGAGGTGCTGGCGATGGAGACGGGAGTCGGCAGCTGATGTCGCGGTTCATCCATGAGTCGGCGTACGTGGACGACGGGGCCGTCGTGGGTGAGGGCACCCGGATCTGGCATTTCTGCCACGTGATGCCCGGGGCGGTCATCGGCGAGCGGTCGAGCCTCGGCCAGAACGTCGTGGTCATGCCGGGAACGCGCATCGGGAACAACGTGAAGATCCAGAACAACGTCTCGATCTACGAGGGAGTGGAGCTCGAGGACGACGTGTTCTGCGGGCCGTCGATGGTGTTCACGAATGTGGTGAACCCGCGGAGCCACGTGTCGCGCAAGGCCGAGTATCGCCGGACGCTCGTCAGGCAGGGCGCGTCGATCGGCGCCAACGCAACGATCGTGTGCGGCGTGGAGCTGGGGCGATATGCGTTCGTGGGAGCCGGGGCGGTGGTGACCGGCGACGTGAAGGCCTACGCGCTGATGGTTGGCGTGCCGGCGCGACAGGTCGGATGGATGTGCCATTGCGGGGAGAAGCTGGCCGGCACCGACGTGGTCGACGGCGCGCGCCTCGCGTGCGGCGTGTGTGGCAGCACGTACCGAATGACGGGAGAGACCCTCGAGCCCGAAGGTGAGCGATGAGCGCAACGCGGTTCCGGATCGCGGTCGTTGGCTGCGGTCGCATCAGTCGCAATCACTTCGACGCGATCGCACGCATTCCCGACCTGGAACTCGTGGCCGTGTGCGATACGGTCGAGGCCCGCGCCGAGGAGGCCGGCCGCGCGCAGCGCGTGCCGTGGTTCGCGTCCATGTCGAAGATGCTCGAGGCCGTGCCCGCGGACGTCGTCGCGATCTGCACCCCGTCCGGCCTGCATCCGTCGCACGGCATCGTGGCCGCGAAGGCCGGGAAGCACGTCATCTGCGAAAAGCCGATGGCAATCTCGCTGACGACGGCCGACGAACTCGTACAGGCGTGCGACGATGCCGGCGTGCACCTGTTCGTGGTCAAGCAGAACCGGCTCAACCCACCCATCCAGATGTTGAAGCGCGCCCTGGACAAGGGGCGCTTCGGCCGGCTGTACATGGTCAACACCACGGTGCGCTGGACGCGTCCGCAGGAGTACTACGATCAGGCGCCGTGGCGCGGGACATGGGAGTTCGACGGCGGTGCGTTCATGAACCAGGCCTCGCACTATGTCGATCTGGTGCAGTGGCTGATGGGTCCCGTGGAGTCCGTGATGGCCAAGACGGCCACGCTCGCGCGCCGCATCGAAGCAGAAGACTCCGGCATTGCCGTGCTCAAGTTCCGCAGCGGAGCGTTGGGCGTGATCGAGGTGACCATGTTGACCTACCCACGCAACCTCGAGGGCTCCATCACGCTGCTCGGTGAACACGGCACCGTGAAGATCGGGGGCACGGCGGTGAACAAGGTGGAGACCTGGCAGTTTGCCGACTATGACGACGATGACAAGCTGGTGGAGTCGGCGAGCTACGTGCCCCCGAACGTGTACGGTCATGGGCACGAGGGGTACTATCGCAATGTGATCGCGGTGCTCCGCGGCCAGGCGCAGCCGGAGACCGACGGTCGCGCCGGTCGCAAATCGCTCGAACTCATCCTCGGGATCTATGAATCGGCGCGCACCGGACACGAGGTGCCGCTGCCGCTGCGGGCCAAGGTGTAGGCCGCCCGCCCTTTCGACACGCTCGCTTTCCACGGACACCCACCGATGCCTGTTCCTCTGCTGGACCTGAAGGCGCAGCACGCCACGATCCGCGACGACGTGGTGGCCGCCATGATGCGCGTCGTCGATGATCAGCTCTTCATTCTTGGCGAACCCGTCGAGCGGCTCGAGCGCATGGTGGCCGAGCTGTCGCATGCAAAGCACGCCATTGGCTGCGCCAACGGCACGGACGCGATTCTGCTCGCCATGCGTGCGCTGGACATCGGGCGTGGCGACGAGGTCATCACGACGCCGTTCACCTTCTTCGCCACTGCAGGCACGATCCACAACGTCGGGGCCACGCCGGTCTTTGCCGACATCGAGCCGGACACGTTCAACATCTCACCGGCAGCCGCTGCGTCAGCGATCACCTCGAAGACGCGCGCCGTGATTCCCGTCGATCTCTTCGGTCAGATCGCGGCGATCGAAGACGTGGCCCTGCGCTTCAAGGGCATCCCGGTCATCGAGGATGCGGCGCAGTCCATCGGTGCGTCGCGCATGATCGATGGCGTCAAGCGGATGGCGGGCGAAGCATGCACCATCGGGACGTTTTCGTTCTTCCCGTCGAAGAACCTCGGGGGATACGGCGACGGCGGGATGATGGTCACGCAGGACGATGGCATCGCGACGCGGCTGCGTCGCCTTCGCGTGCATGGTGGAGCGAAGGTCTACTTCCACGACGAGGTGGGCTACAATTCGCGGCTCGACGCGCTGCAGGCCGCCGTGCTTGCCGCCAAGCTGCCGCACCTGTCGCACTGGAGTGCAGGGCGTCGCGCGAACGCCGCCTACTATTCGTCGAACCTCGCTGATGTTCCGGGGATCCGCACGCCGGTCGTCGACCCGGCCAACGAATCCATCTTCAATCAGTACACGATTCGCGCCGAACGTCGGGACGAGTTGCAGGCGCACCTCAAGGCCAGGGGGATCGGCACGTCCATCTACTACCCCCTGCCGCTGCACCTCCAGCCCTGCTTCGCCTATCTCGGCCTGAAGGAGGGTCAGTTTCCGGAGTCGGAGCGCGCCTCCAGGGAGGTGCTCTCCCTGCCGATTTACCCGGAGCTGACCTCGGCCCAGCTCGATGAGGTCGTGGGCACGGTTCGTGCCTTCTACGGGCGCTGACCGCGCCCCCACGTGACCGGATTCCCGGTTCCCTAACTGCATGAAAGAACAGCTACTCGCCAGGATCAAGGACCGGACGGCCGTGGTGGGGGTCGTTGGGCTGGGGTACGTGGGCCTGCCCCTGGCCATGGAGTTCGCGAAGGCCGGTTTCACGGTCATCGGATACGACGTCTCGCAGCGCACGGTCGATGCCCTGATGACGGGTGCATCGCACATCCAGGATGTGCCCGACGAGGCGGTGGCGGCGCAGGTCAAAGCCGGTCGCTTCGTGGCGACGACCGTCGAGTCGCAGTTGCGCGGCTGCGATGCGATTTCCATCGCCGTGCCGACGCCGTTGTCGAAGAGCCGCGATCCGGACATGAGCTACGTCGAGGCGGCGACGCTGGCGATCGCACGAAACGCCCGGGCCGGGATGCTGGTGGTGCTGGAGAGCACCACGTATCCGGGGACCACTCGTGAGGTGCTGCAGCCACGCATCGAGGAACTGGGGCTGGTGGTCGGTCAGGATGTCTTTCTGGCCTTTTCGCCCGAGCGGGTCGATCCCGGCAATCCGACCTGGCACACGAAGAACACGCCGAAGGTCGTTGGTGGCGTCACGGCGTCCTGCACCGAAGTGGCGGCGGCGTTCTACTCCGCATGCATCGACACGGTCGTCCCCGTCGCGAGCGCCGAGGTGGCCGAACTGGTCAAGCTGATGGAGAACACCTTTCGCGCCGTGAACATCGGCCTCGTGAACGAGATGGCGGTGGTCTGCGACAAGCTGGGCGTGAACGTCTGGGAAGTGATCAACGCGGCGGCGACCAAGCCGTTTGGCTACATGAAGTTCACGCCGGGGCCTGGCATCGGTGGACACTGCATTCCGCTCGACCCGCTGTATCTCGCGTGGAAGATGCGGACGCTGAACTATCGCACGCGCTTCATCGATCTGGCGAGCGACATCAACTCGGAAATGCCGGAGTACGTGGTCCGCAAGGTGGCCCGCGCGCTCAACGACGATCGGAAGTCGGTGCGGGGAGCACGGGTGCTCATCCTCGGGGTGGCCTACAAGAAGGACATCGACGACATGCGCGAGAGCCCGGCGCTCGAGGTCATGCGCCTGCTGTCGGAGCGTGGCGCCCAGGTGGACTATCACGATCCGTGGGTACCGAGCTTCCGCGAACACGGCGTGACGCACACGGGCGTTGCGCTGACCGTCGAGCGACTGGCGCAGACGGATGCGGTGGTGATCGTGACGGATCACAGCAACGTGGACTATCAGGTAATTGCGGATCACGCGCCGCTCGTCATGGACGCACGAAACGCGATGACGAGGGCCCGGCCCTCGCGGGCGCGCGTGGTGCCACTGTCGGCGCCGTGAGTCGAGACCGAACGAGCTACCGAGGAAACGGGAGACACGCGAAGCGATGAAGATCACTGTGGTGGGAACGGGCTACGTCGGCCTCGTGGTGGGCGCCTGCCTTGCGGAGACGGGCAATGACGTCGTGTGCGCCGATGTCGACGCGCGGAAGATCGCGATGCTTCGCGAGAACCAGATCCCGATCTACGAGCCGGGGCTCGAAGCCCTCGTGGAGCGCAACCAGACGCAGGGTCGTTTGACCTTCACGACGGACGTCGACCGGGCGATCGGCACGGCTGAAGTCATCTTCATTGCCGTCGGGACGCCGCCGGATGAAGACGGGTCCGCCGACCTTCGCCACGTGCTCACCGTGGCCGAGAGCATCGGCCGGCACATGGGTCGCGAGTGCGTCGTGGTCACCAAGTCGACGGTGCCGGTGGGGACGGCCCTCAAGGTACACGCCGCCGTCGCCAGGCACGCAAGGCTGCCGTTTCACGTCTGCTCCAACCCCGAGTTCCTCAAGGAAGGGGCCGCCGTCGACGACTTCATGCGGCCCGATCGCGTCGTCCTTGGCGTCGATTCCGATCATGCACGCAGCGTGATGGCCGAGCTGTACGCGCCCTTCGTGCGCACCGGCAAGCCGATCATCTTCATGGACATCGCCTCCGCGGAGATGACGAAGTACGCCGCCAACGCGATGCTGGCGACGCGCATCTCGTTCATGAACGAGATCGCGAACCTGTGCGAACGGGTGGGCGCGGACGTCGATCTCGTGCGCAAGGGCATCGGCTCGGACGCTCGCATCGGCCCATCCTTCCTGTTTCCGGGCCCGGGCTACGGCGGCTCCTGCTTTCCCAAGGACGTCAAGGCGCTCGTGCGCACCGCCAGGGAGTTCGGGGCTTCACTGCAGGTCCTGGACGCCGTGGAAGACGCCAACGATCGACAGAAGCAGCGTCTCTTCGAGAAGCTTCAGGCGGCCCTCGGCGGCAGCGTGTCGGGCAAGCGTGTGGCGGTGTGGGGCCTCGCCTTCAAGCCGAACACCGACGACATGCGCGAGGCTCCGTCGCTGGTGCTGATCGAGGCACTGCTGGCCGCGGGCGCAACGGTGGCGGCGCACGATCCCGCCGCGATGCACGAGGCGAAACACAAGCTGGGCGAGCGCGTCGCCTACGCCGAGACCAACT
Proteins encoded in this window:
- a CDS encoding N-acetyltransferase, producing MSRFIHESAYVDDGAVVGEGTRIWHFCHVMPGAVIGERSSLGQNVVVMPGTRIGNNVKIQNNVSIYEGVELEDDVFCGPSMVFTNVVNPRSHVSRKAEYRRTLVRQGASIGANATIVCGVELGRYAFVGAGAVVTGDVKAYALMVGVPARQVGWMCHCGEKLAGTDVVDGARLACGVCGSTYRMTGETLEPEGER
- a CDS encoding Gfo/Idh/MocA family oxidoreductase → MSATRFRIAVVGCGRISRNHFDAIARIPDLELVAVCDTVEARAEEAGRAQRVPWFASMSKMLEAVPADVVAICTPSGLHPSHGIVAAKAGKHVICEKPMAISLTTADELVQACDDAGVHLFVVKQNRLNPPIQMLKRALDKGRFGRLYMVNTTVRWTRPQEYYDQAPWRGTWEFDGGAFMNQASHYVDLVQWLMGPVESVMAKTATLARRIEAEDSGIAVLKFRSGALGVIEVTMLTYPRNLEGSITLLGEHGTVKIGGTAVNKVETWQFADYDDDDKLVESASYVPPNVYGHGHEGYYRNVIAVLRGQAQPETDGRAGRKSLELILGIYESARTGHEVPLPLRAKV
- a CDS encoding UDP-glucose/GDP-mannose dehydrogenase family protein, whose product is MKITVVGTGYVGLVVGACLAETGNDVVCADVDARKIAMLRENQIPIYEPGLEALVERNQTQGRLTFTTDVDRAIGTAEVIFIAVGTPPDEDGSADLRHVLTVAESIGRHMGRECVVVTKSTVPVGTALKVHAAVARHARLPFHVCSNPEFLKEGAAVDDFMRPDRVVLGVDSDHARSVMAELYAPFVRTGKPIIFMDIASAEMTKYAANAMLATRISFMNEIANLCERVGADVDLVRKGIGSDARIGPSFLFPGPGYGGSCFPKDVKALVRTAREFGASLQVLDAVEDANDRQKQRLFEKLQAALGGSVSGKRVAVWGLAFKPNTDDMREAPSLVLIEALLAAGATVAAHDPAAMHEAKHKLGERVAYAETNYQALEGADALVVVTDWNEYRHPDFARIKSALKQPVVIDGRNLYAASKMRQLGFTYDSIGRGRA
- a CDS encoding DegT/DnrJ/EryC1/StrS family aminotransferase — translated: MPVPLLDLKAQHATIRDDVVAAMMRVVDDQLFILGEPVERLERMVAELSHAKHAIGCANGTDAILLAMRALDIGRGDEVITTPFTFFATAGTIHNVGATPVFADIEPDTFNISPAAAASAITSKTRAVIPVDLFGQIAAIEDVALRFKGIPVIEDAAQSIGASRMIDGVKRMAGEACTIGTFSFFPSKNLGGYGDGGMMVTQDDGIATRLRRLRVHGGAKVYFHDEVGYNSRLDALQAAVLAAKLPHLSHWSAGRRANAAYYSSNLADVPGIRTPVVDPANESIFNQYTIRAERRDELQAHLKARGIGTSIYYPLPLHLQPCFAYLGLKEGQFPESERASREVLSLPIYPELTSAQLDEVVGTVRAFYGR
- a CDS encoding nucleotide sugar dehydrogenase, which gives rise to MKEQLLARIKDRTAVVGVVGLGYVGLPLAMEFAKAGFTVIGYDVSQRTVDALMTGASHIQDVPDEAVAAQVKAGRFVATTVESQLRGCDAISIAVPTPLSKSRDPDMSYVEAATLAIARNARAGMLVVLESTTYPGTTREVLQPRIEELGLVVGQDVFLAFSPERVDPGNPTWHTKNTPKVVGGVTASCTEVAAAFYSACIDTVVPVASAEVAELVKLMENTFRAVNIGLVNEMAVVCDKLGVNVWEVINAAATKPFGYMKFTPGPGIGGHCIPLDPLYLAWKMRTLNYRTRFIDLASDINSEMPEYVVRKVARALNDDRKSVRGARVLILGVAYKKDIDDMRESPALEVMRLLSERGAQVDYHDPWVPSFREHGVTHTGVALTVERLAQTDAVVIVTDHSNVDYQVIADHAPLVMDARNAMTRARPSRARVVPLSAP